One Archangium lipolyticum DNA segment encodes these proteins:
- the pilB gene encoding type IV-A pilus assembly ATPase PilB, whose protein sequence is MSGRLGELLVRENLISVQQLRKAQEEQQKNGTRIGTALIKTGAIEESKLTDFLSKQYGVPAINLKDFDIDAEIIKLVPKEVAEKHLVIPVNRAGPSLIVAMCDPSNIYAVDDLKFLTGYNVEPVVASEISIREAIERYYAEKGPDMNALVDEIAEDIEVAKEEEEGNIEEMARAADDAPVVKLVNLILQDAIKKRASDIHVEPYEKDFRVRFRIDGSLYEVMRPPMKLKNAITSRLKIMADLDISERRLPQDGRIKIKLGGGKEMDFRVSVCPTLFGEKVVLRLLDKSNLQLDMTKLGFDPQPLAWFKEAIERPYGMVLVTGPTGSGKTTTLYSALASLNQIDTNIATAEDPVEFNFAGINQVQMHEDIGLNFAAALRSFLRQDPDIIMIGEIRDFETGEIAVKAALTGHLVLSTLHTNDAPGTVSRLLNMGIEPFLVTASLNLILAQRLARRLCPACKRPAENVDEQALLNAGVPAEKLGTFTMYEKVGCRDCNDRGYRGRVAIYEVMPFWDGLKELVINGASAAELKQEAIRLGMSSLRMSALAKMMDGVTTLDEVVANTAPDNF, encoded by the coding sequence ATGTCCGGTCGACTTGGTGAACTGCTGGTTCGCGAGAACCTCATTTCCGTCCAGCAGTTGCGCAAGGCCCAGGAAGAGCAGCAGAAGAACGGCACGCGCATTGGCACGGCCCTCATCAAGACGGGCGCCATCGAGGAGTCCAAGCTCACCGACTTCCTCTCCAAGCAGTACGGCGTTCCGGCCATCAACCTGAAGGACTTCGACATCGACGCGGAGATCATCAAGCTCGTGCCGAAGGAAGTGGCCGAGAAGCACCTGGTGATCCCCGTCAACCGCGCCGGCCCCTCGCTCATCGTGGCGATGTGCGATCCGTCCAACATCTACGCGGTGGACGACCTGAAGTTCCTCACCGGCTACAACGTGGAGCCGGTGGTCGCTTCCGAAATCTCCATCCGCGAGGCCATCGAGCGCTACTACGCCGAGAAGGGCCCGGACATGAACGCCCTCGTCGACGAGATCGCCGAGGACATCGAGGTGGCCAAGGAGGAGGAGGAGGGCAACATCGAGGAGATGGCCCGCGCCGCGGACGACGCCCCCGTCGTCAAGCTGGTGAACCTCATCCTCCAGGACGCCATCAAGAAGCGCGCCTCGGACATCCACGTCGAGCCCTACGAGAAGGACTTCCGCGTCCGCTTCCGCATCGACGGCTCCCTCTACGAGGTGATGCGTCCGCCGATGAAGCTCAAGAACGCCATCACCAGCCGTCTGAAGATCATGGCGGACCTGGACATCTCCGAGCGCCGCCTGCCGCAGGACGGCCGTATCAAGATCAAGCTCGGCGGTGGCAAGGAGATGGACTTCCGCGTGAGCGTGTGCCCCACGCTCTTCGGCGAGAAGGTGGTGCTCCGCCTCCTGGACAAGTCGAACCTCCAGCTGGACATGACGAAGCTGGGCTTCGATCCGCAGCCGCTGGCCTGGTTCAAGGAGGCCATCGAGCGTCCCTACGGCATGGTGCTGGTGACGGGTCCCACGGGCTCCGGCAAGACGACGACGCTGTACTCGGCGCTCGCGTCGCTCAACCAGATCGACACCAACATCGCCACCGCCGAGGACCCGGTCGAGTTCAACTTCGCCGGCATCAACCAGGTGCAGATGCATGAAGACATCGGCCTGAACTTCGCCGCGGCGCTGCGCTCCTTCCTCCGTCAGGATCCCGACATCATCATGATCGGTGAGATCCGCGACTTCGAGACGGGCGAAATCGCGGTGAAGGCGGCGCTCACGGGCCACCTGGTGCTCTCCACGCTGCACACCAACGACGCCCCTGGCACGGTGAGCCGTCTGCTCAACATGGGCATCGAGCCCTTCCTCGTGACGGCCTCGCTCAACCTGATTCTCGCCCAGCGTCTGGCGCGCCGCCTGTGCCCCGCCTGCAAGCGGCCGGCGGAGAACGTGGACGAGCAGGCCCTGCTCAACGCGGGCGTGCCCGCGGAGAAGCTCGGCACCTTCACCATGTACGAGAAGGTCGGCTGCCGCGACTGCAACGACCGCGGCTACCGTGGCCGCGTGGCCATCTACGAGGTCATGCCCTTCTGGGACGGCCTCAAGGAGCTGGTCATCAACGGCGCCTCCGCCGCCGAGCTGAAGCAGGAGGCCATCCGCCTGGGTATGAGCTCTCTGCGCATGTCGGCTCTGGCGAAGATGATGGACGGCGTCACCACGTTGGACGAGGTGGTGGCCAACACGGCGCCCGACAACTTCTAA
- a CDS encoding bifunctional riboflavin kinase/FAD synthetase, with the protein MKVFHGVTEARELAGCALALGNFDGVHLGHQALFAEARRHGAPAALTFQPHPGKVLQPELAPKLITLLPRKLELFESFGLEAAVVQPFTLEYARHSPRDFEASLLDVVGARHIVVGYDFTYGAARAGTADTLREAAAARGAQVHVVPPVTVDGVVASSSKVREYILEGRVGAAQRLLGRPFDLDGTVVTGHGRGRGIGFPTANVDTQNELRPAAGVYAIRVRFLGEPDSTWRPGVANIGVKPTFGVNEVTIEAHLLDFEGDLYGKELRVQFLERLRAERRFGSVAELVGQIKRDVEAARTVIARASD; encoded by the coding sequence ATGAAGGTCTTCCACGGTGTCACGGAGGCGCGGGAGCTGGCCGGCTGTGCGCTCGCGCTGGGTAATTTCGACGGGGTGCACCTGGGCCACCAGGCCCTCTTCGCCGAGGCCCGGCGCCACGGCGCTCCCGCCGCGCTCACCTTCCAACCCCACCCGGGCAAGGTGCTCCAGCCGGAGCTGGCCCCCAAGCTCATCACCCTGCTGCCGCGCAAGCTGGAGCTCTTCGAGTCCTTCGGGCTGGAGGCGGCGGTGGTGCAGCCCTTCACGCTGGAGTACGCCCGCCACTCGCCGCGCGACTTCGAGGCCTCGCTGCTGGACGTGGTGGGCGCGCGCCACATCGTGGTGGGCTACGACTTCACCTACGGGGCCGCCCGCGCCGGCACGGCGGACACCCTGCGCGAGGCCGCCGCCGCCCGGGGCGCCCAGGTGCACGTGGTACCTCCCGTCACGGTGGATGGGGTGGTGGCCTCGTCCTCCAAGGTACGCGAGTACATCCTCGAGGGCCGGGTGGGGGCCGCGCAGCGGCTCCTGGGGCGGCCGTTCGACCTGGACGGCACCGTCGTCACCGGTCACGGCCGGGGCCGGGGCATCGGCTTCCCCACCGCCAACGTGGACACCCAGAACGAGCTGCGCCCGGCCGCTGGCGTGTACGCCATCCGCGTCCGCTTCCTCGGCGAACCGGATTCCACCTGGCGTCCGGGTGTGGCCAATATCGGTGTCAAACCCACCTTCGGGGTCAACGAGGTCACCATCGAGGCGCACCTGTTGGACTTCGAGGGGGACCTGTATGGCAAGGAGCTGCGGGTGCAGTTCCTGGAGCGGCTGCGCGCCGAGCGCCGGTTCGGGTCGGTAGCGGAACTGGTGGGGCAGATCAAGAGGGACGTCGAGGCTGCCCGGACGGTGATCGCCCGGGCGTCCGACTGA
- the trmB gene encoding tRNA (guanine(46)-N(7))-methyltransferase TrmB codes for MPRPRLLPDPVGLHLANLETPPDWDAEFGFSGPLELEIGSGAGGHALEYCRRHPEVRFVAFEWRKKYARDTLDRATKMGLRNLRVMEADARFVVPRIFASGSLDVIHLQFPDPWWKRAHFKRAVIQPEFARLLLDRMKPGGLFDMRTDVQDRGVAMLAILEDVGFVNPLGKGVFHPYDPEEVPSTRERRYLASGEPVYRGRLRKPT; via the coding sequence ATGCCCCGTCCCCGTCTGCTCCCCGATCCCGTCGGCCTGCATCTGGCCAACCTCGAAACTCCACCCGACTGGGATGCGGAGTTCGGCTTCTCCGGCCCCCTGGAGCTGGAAATCGGCTCCGGCGCTGGCGGCCACGCGCTGGAGTATTGCCGGCGCCACCCCGAGGTGCGCTTCGTCGCCTTCGAGTGGCGCAAGAAGTACGCGCGAGACACCCTGGACCGCGCCACCAAGATGGGCCTGCGCAACCTGCGCGTCATGGAGGCCGACGCGCGCTTCGTGGTGCCGCGCATCTTCGCCTCGGGCTCGCTGGACGTCATCCACCTGCAGTTCCCCGACCCCTGGTGGAAGCGCGCCCACTTCAAGCGCGCCGTCATCCAGCCCGAGTTCGCCCGTCTCCTGCTGGACCGGATGAAGCCGGGCGGCCTCTTCGACATGCGCACGGACGTGCAGGACCGCGGCGTCGCCATGCTGGCCATCCTCGAGGACGTCGGCTTCGTCAATCCGCTCGGCAAGGGGGTGTTCCACCCCTATGACCCCGAGGAGGTCCCCTCCACGCGCGAGCGGCGCTACCTGGCCAGCGGCGAGCCCGTGTACCGCGGCCGTCTGCGCAAACCCACCTGA
- a CDS encoding diguanylate cyclase: protein MADGSIRKTGETVRRTGSTTSYANRTILVVDDDPANITHVREGLASHGYRFREALDGAEALRSVREVRPDLIIMDVEMPRLGGVEVCRIIKANGGEGGFGFIPIILVTARQAGGKIEGLELGADDYLVKPFDMLELSARVKSMLRLKALQDTLMEKNRELDHKNRELDRANKELAQKREELLALTRTDALTGLSNRRYFEERLAEEFARATRYRSPLALVMLDIDHFKRINDTYGHPFGDEVLRTVARAVKGKLREVDFVARYGGEEIIALLPETGPKEALGACERVREAIAALQLEHRAQDGSRKEVRCTASLGVANAPDPRWVGVEDLLRAADTCLYEAKAAGRNCVRQHKEEGSG, encoded by the coding sequence ATGGCGGACGGCTCGATCAGGAAGACGGGAGAGACAGTCCGCCGCACCGGCTCCACGACCTCGTACGCCAACCGCACCATCCTGGTCGTCGATGACGATCCGGCCAACATCACGCACGTGCGCGAGGGCCTGGCCTCACACGGCTACCGCTTCCGCGAGGCGCTCGACGGAGCCGAGGCGCTGCGCTCCGTGCGCGAGGTCCGCCCGGACCTCATCATCATGGACGTGGAGATGCCACGGCTGGGCGGAGTGGAGGTGTGCCGCATCATCAAGGCCAACGGGGGCGAGGGCGGCTTCGGCTTCATCCCCATCATCCTGGTGACGGCGCGGCAGGCGGGAGGAAAGATCGAAGGCCTGGAGCTGGGGGCGGACGACTACCTGGTCAAGCCCTTCGACATGCTGGAGCTCTCCGCACGCGTGAAGTCCATGCTGCGCCTCAAGGCGCTGCAGGACACGCTGATGGAGAAGAACCGCGAGTTGGACCACAAGAACCGCGAGCTGGACCGGGCCAACAAGGAGCTGGCGCAGAAGCGCGAGGAGCTGCTGGCCCTCACCCGCACGGATGCGCTCACCGGCCTGAGCAACCGCCGCTACTTCGAGGAGCGGCTGGCCGAGGAGTTCGCCCGCGCCACGCGCTACCGCTCGCCGCTGGCGCTGGTGATGCTGGACATCGACCACTTCAAGCGGATCAACGACACCTACGGACACCCCTTCGGGGACGAGGTGCTGCGCACCGTGGCCCGCGCGGTGAAGGGCAAGCTGCGCGAGGTGGACTTCGTGGCGCGCTACGGCGGCGAGGAGATCATCGCCCTGCTGCCGGAGACGGGCCCCAAGGAGGCGCTCGGGGCGTGCGAGCGGGTACGCGAGGCCATCGCGGCGCTCCAACTGGAACACCGCGCCCAGGACGGCTCCCGCAAGGAGGTGCGATGCACGGCCTCCCTGGGAGTGGCCAACGCACCCGACCCGCGATGGGTGGGAGTAGAGGACCTGCTGCGCGCCGCCGACACCTGCCTCTACGAGGCCAAGGCGGCCGGCCGCAACTGCGTCCGCCAGCACAAGGAAGAGGGCTCGGGCTGA